Within the Helicobacter ibis genome, the region AGAATGAAAGTAGACCTTGTTGGATAGTTGATAAATGTTTTAAATTTAAACTAATTAAAAATTTAATTAAAATCAAAGCAACAACTATCGACAACACTCCGACTAAAAGCTGTTTAAAAAATATATCTTCTATCGTATTTGTATAGACACTTTCAGCCATAATTGAACACACATAATATTTTGACATTTTTGGAGATTCGCATATAACTGCTCTATTACCACCCTCACCATCATCTATTATTAATGTTTCTTTTGATATTTTCCCATCTTTGCCCTCTGGTGTTTGCAAATATGCTTCCATTATGTTTTCTGCTAACTTTGTTTTCTGTAGCATTTTACCAACTTCTTCACTAAACATAACAGTACCATCTTTTGCCAAAACAACACTATAACCATCTCTTGATTTGCCCATACTAAGAACATTTGCAGAATATTCAGATAAATCATAATTACCGCCAACAGCACCTATGAATTTACCATTTGATACAATTGGATACGAATATGACATTGAAGGGGCTTTTAAACTAGGAGCAATATATGGATCTGATACAAAAACTTCATTTGGATTATTTTTTACTTCTTTATACCAAGTCCTGCCTCTAGGATCATACCCATCTGCTGGCGTCTGATGATTTCCATTAGATCTTATCATACTACCATCTTCAAATCCCGCATAAAATACAGCAAAGTTACTAGCTTCACCAACACTTTTCACAACAGAATATATTTCTTGTAATGTCATATTTGGATTTCTTGCAATCTCATTAGCTGCAGCTTTAACTGCATTACGCTTTACATAATCATAATATGAAAAGAAAATTACAATATCGTCAACCGTTTTTGTTTGAATTTGTGTCAATAAATCATATGCATTTCTTTTTGACTGAAAATAACTATAGCCACTAACTACTATCAAAACAAGCACAATAAATATACCCATATACATTGTCAACTTATTTGAAATTCCTTTAAACATAGCTCTCCCCTTATATATAAATTAAGTAATGAAAAATATCTACAATAATCTAAACCAAGCTATTAAAAGCTTGGGATAATAGCACCTTTGTATTGTTCATTTATATAATTTTTAATTGTATCACTTTGTAGAACTTTAACTAACTTCTGAATATTTTCATCATTTTCTCTACCCTCTTTTACAACCAAAATATTAGAATATGGGGATTCTTTATCTTCAATTGCTATTGCATCTTGCAGAGGATTT harbors:
- a CDS encoding PDC sensor domain-containing protein; the protein is MFKGISNKLTMYMGIFIVLVLIVVSGYSYFQSKRNAYDLLTQIQTKTVDDIVIFFSYYDYVKRNAVKAAANEIARNPNMTLQEIYSVVKSVGEASNFAVFYAGFEDGSMIRSNGNHQTPADGYDPRGRTWYKEVKNNPNEVFVSDPYIAPSLKAPSMSYSYPIVSNGKFIGAVGGNYDLSEYSANVLSMGKSRDGYSVVLAKDGTVMFSEEVGKMLQKTKLAENIMEAYLQTPEGKDGKISKETLIIDDGEGGNRAVICESPKMSKYYVCSIMAESVYTNTIEDIFFKQLLVGVLSIVVALILIKFLISLNLKHLSTIQQGLLSFFKYINYETKQAPKPIAITSNDEFGSMAKAINDN